DNA sequence from the Methanolobus sp. ZRKC5 genome:
ATGGAATGGGAATCTCAGTAGGCCGCATAAGAGAAGGCATACGCTACACCGTTATGGGACATAACACCATTCGTGGAGCAGCCGGAGCCAGCGTGCTCAATGCCGAATTACTTCACAAATTGGGAAAACTGTAAACAGGCGATATAATGCTAACTGGCAGTACGATAAGAACGATATTCATGGCAATACTGTTACTCAGTTGTACTGTCACAAGCACATATGCATCAATGTTCGAACTGGAAATTGTGCCCCTTACCATAATAAAGGAAGACCCCACAGCCTATGATAGTACGATGGCTTATCGCAAGATAAGCGTCATAGGAAATATTTCAGAATTGACTAAGCAATCTGCAACCCTTACTGATGAATCGGATTCATTGAGGATCGACATATCGAAAATTGAACTTTTTGATGGGTTCAATGTGAGTGATCAAACCATGGTCACCGGGGAATTCAGATATGAACCGATAAGAGAAAGCACTTTAATACCCACATATGTACTCCATTATCCAATTGAGGATATGGGACTTGTTAATATTAGTAGCATTTCCATTGAACCAGCTGCCCATAATGGACGATACATGACCGTTGTTGGGAATGTATCAAGTCGTGAAATGAGTATGGGGAGATATATCGTCAACATTGTGGACAAAGAAGATAACGCCTTAAAAATTTATTATTATGGATCTACTGACCTCGGAATAGGAGACGACATTAAAGTCTTCGGACTTTACAACGGCAATGCGCTTCATAGTGAAAGTATGACCCTGAACAAGTCACCATTGTCAATATCAACACTTGTCCCCGGCTTTTCTTCAATTATGGGAGCTATTGCAATCTTATCCATAGCGTTACTTTTAAAATCAAAACAGAACGACTAGAGAGATTATCATGTTAATTATATTATCAGTCGGTGGATCGATACTGGCAAAAGAACTTAGTCCGGATAGCTTTCTGGGATATGCTAATGCGCTTAAAGAGCTTGCAAAAGAGCATGATATAGTGGTAATAACCGGAGGTGGCGCAGCTGCAAGAGATTACATCAATGTGGCTCGCAGTACAGGTGCAAATGAGGTTGAATGTGACTACATAGGCATAGACATAACCCGCTTGAACGCAAAACTTTTGATATCTGCACTTGGAGATGCCGCCTATCCCGAGCCCCCTAAGGACTACAAACAGGCTCAGGAAGTGCTTTCTTCTGGAAAGATAATTGTCATGGGAGGAGTTATCCCCGGACAAACAACCGATGCAGTAGCTGCAATACTCACTGAATATCTCAGAGCGGACATGTTGGTCATATCCACAGCCGTTGACGGGGTCTATTCTGCAGACCCACGTAAGGATCCGCAGGCAATCAAATATGACACAATGACAGCAAAGCAACTCGTAAACACGGTGATGACAACTGAAATGAAAGCAGGATCAAAATCACCTGTTGACCCACTGGCTGCAAAAATAATAGAGCGCTGCAAAATTGAAACCATAGTAATGGAAGGCAGCGACCCACAGAATGTCCTGAAAGTCATTATGCAGGAAAGCGAGAATAACGAAGATAAAAAAGAAGTTTATCTTGGAACCAGAATAATTGGTTAAATTTTATTGAAAATACAATTTGTGGCTTTTTACATATAAGCCACAAGATATTCTGACGATTCTTTGGGTGTTTCCTGACAGGAAGCAACCTCTTTTAGTTTCTGATTGGACGTTTTGAGAGATTC
Encoded proteins:
- the pyrH gene encoding UMP kinase yields the protein MLIILSVGGSILAKELSPDSFLGYANALKELAKEHDIVVITGGGAAARDYINVARSTGANEVECDYIGIDITRLNAKLLISALGDAAYPEPPKDYKQAQEVLSSGKIIVMGGVIPGQTTDAVAAILTEYLRADMLVISTAVDGVYSADPRKDPQAIKYDTMTAKQLVNTVMTTEMKAGSKSPVDPLAAKIIERCKIETIVMEGSDPQNVLKVIMQESENNEDKKEVYLGTRIIG